Proteins co-encoded in one Gloeomargarita sp. SRBZ-1_bins_9 genomic window:
- a CDS encoding cobyric acid synthase produces the protein MPALMVVGCTSNAGKSLLVTALCGWLAQQGYRVAPFKGQNMALNAYVTADGGEIGYAQAVQAWAAGIEPTTAMNPILLKPQGGMTSQVIIRGQVAGVTRAQDYYRDYFHRGWQAITEALAQLQAQYDYIVCEGAGSPAEINLKHRDLTNMRVAQYLQAKTILVGDIHLGGVFAHLVGTLALLAPQERALIKGLVINKFRGELSLLEPGLAWLEQTTGIPVLGVLPWLDTLLPAEDSLSLFAPCQPQAELTIGIIRLPRLSNFTDFDPLLLEPTVQVKYIHKPQELAGLDAVILPGSKTTLADGQWLHQTGLAEQLKDYHRQGGWILGICGGMQMLGQRVEDPLGLEGPASVCLGLNLLPIVTVMTPHKITRQRQVQAQYPVAGLPVRGYEIHQGVTQVQGEVQPLLSDPDLGYVDATGRVWGTYLHGVLDNGAWRRTWLNQLRQQRGLAPLPTAVPDFAHQRAQLLHTLTETVAAHIPWGQLLKDSV, from the coding sequence ATGCCTGCCCTGATGGTGGTCGGTTGCACCTCCAACGCCGGCAAATCCCTGCTGGTAACGGCCTTGTGCGGATGGTTGGCTCAACAGGGTTATCGGGTGGCTCCCTTCAAGGGACAGAACATGGCTCTCAACGCCTACGTCACGGCCGATGGGGGAGAAATCGGCTACGCCCAAGCGGTGCAGGCCTGGGCCGCCGGCATTGAACCCACCACCGCCATGAACCCCATCCTGCTGAAGCCCCAGGGGGGGATGACCTCCCAGGTGATTATCCGGGGACAGGTGGCCGGTGTGACACGGGCGCAGGATTACTACCGGGATTACTTCCACCGGGGATGGCAGGCCATTACGGAGGCGTTGGCGCAGCTGCAGGCCCAGTACGACTACATCGTCTGTGAGGGGGCGGGGTCGCCGGCGGAAATCAACCTGAAGCACCGCGATTTGACCAATATGCGGGTGGCCCAGTATCTCCAAGCGAAAACCATCCTGGTGGGGGATATTCACCTGGGTGGTGTGTTTGCCCACTTAGTTGGCACCCTGGCGCTGCTGGCACCCCAGGAACGGGCGCTCATCAAGGGCCTGGTGATTAACAAGTTCCGGGGGGAGTTATCGCTGCTGGAGCCGGGGCTGGCCTGGCTAGAGCAAACGACGGGGATTCCGGTGCTGGGGGTGCTGCCCTGGTTGGATACTCTGTTGCCGGCGGAGGATTCCCTGAGCCTTTTTGCCCCCTGCCAACCCCAGGCGGAATTGACCATTGGCATCATTCGGTTGCCCCGCCTGAGCAATTTCACCGACTTTGACCCGCTACTACTGGAGCCAACGGTGCAGGTGAAGTACATCCATAAGCCCCAGGAGCTAGCCGGGTTGGATGCTGTCATCTTGCCGGGGAGCAAAACCACCCTTGCCGATGGGCAGTGGTTACACCAAACGGGCCTGGCCGAGCAACTCAAGGACTATCACCGGCAAGGGGGCTGGATATTGGGCATCTGTGGCGGGATGCAAATGCTGGGGCAAAGGGTGGAGGACCCCCTGGGGTTAGAAGGGCCGGCTTCTGTTTGTCTAGGGTTGAACTTGCTTCCTATCGTCACGGTGATGACCCCCCACAAAATCACCCGCCAACGCCAGGTCCAAGCGCAATATCCGGTGGCCGGTCTCCCGGTGCGGGGCTATGAGATCCATCAGGGGGTTACGCAGGTGCAGGGGGAGGTGCAGCCCCTGTTGAGCGACCCTGACCTGGGCTACGTGGATGCAACGGGCCGGGTGTGGGGTACTTATCTGCATGGGGTTTTGGACAACGGGGCCTGGCGGCGCACCTGGCTGAACCAATTGCGACAACAGCGGGGGTTAGCGCCCTTGCCCACTGCCGTCCCGGACTTTGCCCACCAGCGCGCTCAGCTGCTGCACACTCTGACCGAAACCGTGGCCGCCCATATCCCCTGGGGGCAATTGTTAAAGGATTCTGTATGA
- a CDS encoding NAD(P)H-quinone oxidoreductase subunit 5 has translation MEQALYQYAWLIPVLPLLGATVVGTGLITFGEWTSRLKRVNAAFVLTLMGVALAHSAALLWSQAQGHDPYIWRFTWAVAGPFHLDMGLVVDRLSSLMLVIVTTVSLLVMLYSDGYMAHDKGYSRFFAYLSLFGASMLGLVLSPNLVQIYVFWELVGMCSYLLIGFWYERIAAREAAQKAFIVNRVGDFGLLLGILGFYWTTGALEFDDLAVRVGELLKDGSLPLWAATGLGILVFLGPVAKSAQAPLHVWLPDAMEGPTPISALIHAATMVAAGVFLLARMMPVYVYLPGTLQVVAWTGAFTAFLGATIALVQTDIKKGLAYSTISQLGYMVMAMGVAAPVAGMFHLMTHAYFKAMLFLGSGSVIHAMEAVVGHDPEKAQDMRYMGGLRKYMPITAATFLIGTLAICGIPPFSGFWSKDEILQVVFAAHPGLWLVGWLTAGMTAFYMFRIYLLTFGGEFRGLAFGPGAMQVAELTHAQTHAPEPHESPWTMTLPLVLLAMPSVAVGWVGLPFANHFARFLEGGHGLEEAFDWRAFLTVAGSSVGVSLLGIALAVATYGGKYTGVEPLAERFPKLYEFLVHKWYWDDLYERYVALPLRRLARQALETDYRIIDGLVNLTGLVTLVTGEVLKYVNNGRVQTYALVILLAVLGLAVVSGWFS, from the coding sequence ATGGAACAAGCGCTCTACCAGTATGCGTGGCTGATTCCGGTGCTGCCTTTGCTGGGGGCAACGGTGGTCGGTACGGGCTTGATCACCTTTGGGGAGTGGACCAGTCGGCTCAAACGGGTCAATGCGGCTTTTGTGCTTACCCTGATGGGGGTGGCCCTGGCCCATTCGGCGGCGTTGTTGTGGAGTCAAGCGCAAGGGCACGACCCCTACATCTGGCGTTTCACCTGGGCGGTGGCGGGGCCGTTTCACCTGGATATGGGGCTAGTGGTTGACCGGCTCAGCAGTCTGATGCTGGTGATTGTCACCACCGTCTCCCTGCTGGTGATGCTCTACAGCGATGGCTACATGGCCCACGACAAGGGATATTCCCGCTTTTTTGCCTACCTGAGTTTGTTTGGGGCTTCCATGCTGGGGTTGGTCCTGAGTCCCAACCTGGTGCAAATTTACGTGTTCTGGGAGCTGGTGGGGATGTGCTCCTACCTGCTGATCGGGTTCTGGTACGAGCGCATTGCGGCACGGGAGGCGGCCCAAAAGGCGTTTATCGTCAACCGGGTGGGGGATTTCGGCCTGCTGCTGGGGATTCTCGGGTTCTATTGGACGACGGGGGCGCTGGAGTTTGATGACCTGGCGGTGCGGGTTGGGGAGTTGCTCAAGGATGGATCACTCCCCCTGTGGGCGGCAACAGGTCTGGGAATTCTGGTGTTTCTAGGACCGGTGGCCAAGTCGGCTCAGGCGCCGCTGCATGTGTGGTTGCCGGATGCCATGGAGGGGCCTACGCCCATTTCCGCCCTGATTCACGCGGCAACGATGGTGGCGGCGGGGGTGTTCCTGCTGGCGCGCATGATGCCGGTGTATGTGTATTTGCCGGGGACGTTGCAGGTGGTGGCCTGGACGGGGGCGTTTACGGCTTTTTTGGGGGCTACGATTGCCCTGGTGCAAACGGATATCAAAAAGGGGTTGGCCTATTCCACCATTTCCCAGTTGGGCTATATGGTGATGGCGATGGGGGTGGCGGCACCGGTGGCGGGGATGTTCCACCTGATGACCCACGCCTATTTTAAGGCGATGTTGTTTTTGGGGTCGGGGTCGGTGATCCATGCCATGGAGGCGGTGGTGGGCCATGACCCGGAAAAGGCCCAGGATATGCGTTATATGGGGGGCTTGCGGAAATACATGCCCATTACGGCGGCCACGTTTTTGATTGGTACGTTGGCTATTTGTGGGATTCCGCCGTTTTCTGGGTTCTGGTCAAAAGATGAGATTTTGCAGGTGGTGTTTGCCGCTCACCCGGGGCTGTGGTTGGTGGGCTGGCTGACGGCGGGCATGACGGCGTTTTACATGTTTCGCATTTACCTGCTGACATTTGGGGGGGAGTTTCGCGGTTTGGCGTTTGGGCCGGGGGCGATGCAGGTGGCGGAGCTGACCCACGCGCAAACCCATGCCCCGGAACCCCACGAGTCTCCCTGGACGATGACCTTGCCGTTGGTGCTGCTGGCGATGCCGTCGGTGGCCGTTGGCTGGGTGGGCCTGCCCTTTGCCAATCACTTTGCCCGTTTCCTAGAAGGCGGCCATGGACTGGAGGAGGCCTTCGATTGGAGGGCGTTTTTGACGGTGGCGGGTTCGTCGGTGGGGGTGAGTTTGCTGGGCATAGCCCTAGCGGTGGCCACCTATGGCGGTAAGTACACGGGGGTGGAACCCCTGGCGGAGCGCTTCCCGAAACTGTATGAGTTTCTGGTGCACAAGTGGTACTGGGATGACCTGTACGAGCGGTATGTGGCGTTGCCGTTGCGTCGGCTGGCCCGCCAGGCCCTGGAGACGGATTACCGCATTATTGACGGGCTGGTGAACCTGACGGGGCTGGTGACGTTGGTGACGGGGGAGGTGCTCAAGTACGTCAATAACGGGCGGGTGCAGACCTATGCGCTGGTGATCCTGCTGGCGGTGTTGGGGCTGGCGGTGGTGTCGGGCTGGTTTTCCTAA
- the ndhD1 gene encoding photosynthetic/respiratory NAD(P)H-quinone oxidoreductase subunit D1 → MVTAGFPWLTTIILLPVVAALAIPFLPDKEGRTVRWYALGVGLLDFALISYSFWRGYDLNSPDLQLVERYPWLPQIGLNWSVGVDGLSMPLILLTGFITTLAILAAWPVTLKPRLFYFLMLAMYGGQIAVFAVQDMLLFFLVWELELIPVYLLLAIWGGHKRQYAANKFIVYTAGGSLFILVAGLAMAFYGDPISFEMRDLALKSYPLALQLWCYGAFLIAYAVKLPIFPLHTWLPDAHGEATAPVHMLLAGILLKMGGYALIRMNMGMLPEAHALFAPVLAILGVVNIIYAALTSFAQRNLKRKIAYSSISHMGFVLIGIASYTTTGLSGAVLQMISHGLIGASLFFLVGATYDRTHTLILEEMGGVGQKMPKIFAMFTACSLASLALPGMSGFVAELMVFIGFATSDAYSVPFKVLVLLLAAVGVILTPIYLLSMLRQIFYGPENEELVAHEKLIDAEPREVFIIASLLVPVIGIGLYPRLVTSMYDATTTQVTALVRQAMPKLQPTASSLATPQRYPTL, encoded by the coding sequence ATGGTGACGGCTGGTTTTCCCTGGTTGACCACGATCATTCTCCTGCCGGTGGTGGCGGCCCTGGCGATCCCTTTTTTGCCGGATAAGGAAGGGCGAACGGTGCGCTGGTATGCCCTAGGGGTGGGGCTGTTGGATTTTGCTCTGATTAGTTATAGCTTTTGGCGGGGCTACGACCTGAATTCGCCGGATTTGCAACTGGTGGAGCGCTACCCCTGGCTGCCGCAAATCGGCCTGAACTGGTCGGTGGGGGTGGATGGGCTGTCCATGCCCTTGATTTTGCTCACTGGGTTTATTACCACCCTGGCGATCCTGGCGGCCTGGCCGGTGACGCTGAAGCCCCGGCTGTTTTATTTCCTGATGCTGGCGATGTACGGGGGGCAGATTGCCGTGTTCGCCGTGCAGGATATGCTGCTATTTTTCCTGGTCTGGGAGCTGGAGCTGATCCCCGTTTATTTGCTGCTGGCGATTTGGGGGGGGCACAAGCGGCAGTACGCGGCCAATAAGTTTATTGTCTATACGGCGGGGGGGTCCCTGTTTATTTTGGTGGCGGGGCTGGCGATGGCTTTTTACGGGGACCCCATTAGTTTTGAGATGCGGGATTTGGCCTTGAAGTCCTACCCCCTGGCGCTGCAGCTTTGGTGCTATGGGGCGTTTTTGATTGCCTATGCGGTGAAGTTGCCCATTTTTCCCCTGCATACCTGGTTGCCGGATGCCCACGGGGAGGCGACGGCGCCGGTGCACATGTTGCTGGCGGGCATTTTGTTGAAGATGGGGGGGTACGCCCTGATCCGCATGAATATGGGGATGCTGCCGGAGGCCCATGCCCTGTTTGCGCCGGTGCTGGCGATTTTGGGGGTGGTGAATATCATCTATGCGGCGTTGACGTCCTTTGCCCAGCGCAACCTGAAGCGGAAAATTGCCTACTCGTCTATTTCCCACATGGGGTTTGTGTTGATCGGGATTGCGTCCTATACGACGACGGGCCTGAGCGGGGCAGTTTTGCAGATGATTTCCCATGGGTTAATTGGGGCGAGTTTGTTTTTCCTAGTGGGGGCGACCTACGACCGTACCCACACCCTGATCCTGGAGGAAATGGGCGGGGTGGGCCAAAAGATGCCTAAGATTTTCGCCATGTTTACGGCCTGTTCTTTGGCGTCGCTGGCCCTGCCGGGGATGAGTGGGTTTGTGGCGGAGTTGATGGTGTTTATTGGTTTTGCTACCAGTGATGCCTACAGCGTGCCGTTTAAGGTGCTGGTGTTGCTGTTGGCGGCGGTAGGGGTGATTCTGACGCCGATTTACCTGCTGTCTATGCTGCGCCAGATTTTCTATGGGCCAGAGAACGAGGAATTGGTGGCCCACGAAAAATTGATTGATGCGGAGCCGCGGGAGGTGTTTATTATTGCGTCGTTGCTGGTACCGGTAATTGGCATTGGGCTGTATCCCCGTTTGGTGACCAGCATGTACGATGCGACCACGACCCAGGTGACGGCCCTGGTGCGCCAGGCGATGCCCAAGTTGCAACCTACGGCCAGCTCCTTGGCTACCCCGCAACGGTACCCTACCCTGTGA
- the murA gene encoding UDP-N-acetylglucosamine 1-carboxyvinyltransferase, which yields MPAQVEERTGSNAVLRIRGGLSLGGAVSISGAKNSALALMAGALLCSRDCRIRNVPDLVDVHRMGQVLTALGVEVHYDRGMLEIDATHLHRSLAPYEIVSQLRASFFVIGPLLARLGVARVPMPGGCAIGARPVELHVRGLQALGATVQIEHGMVHAYARKLRGAHIYLDYPSVGATETLMMAATLAEGETVIENAAQEPEVVDLANFCRSMGAKIRGAGTKTITVVGVPRLHSTDYTIIPDRIEAGTFMVAAAITRSELLLSPVIPEHLTPVTAKLTEIGCRVTLESPNTLRVQPGDDPYRGTDIETLPFPGFPTDMQAQFMALLTLSEGTSVVTETVFENRLRHVAELQRMGANIRVKGNHALIQGVPFLTGAPVTATDLRASAALVLAGLAARGETIISGLHHLDRGYERLEEKLRAIGADIERLSSTLT from the coding sequence ATGCCTGCGCAGGTGGAGGAGCGAACGGGGTCCAATGCTGTCTTGCGGATTCGTGGGGGGTTGTCCCTAGGGGGAGCGGTCAGCATTAGTGGGGCAAAAAATTCGGCGCTGGCGCTGATGGCGGGGGCGTTGCTGTGTTCCCGGGATTGCCGGATTCGCAATGTACCGGATCTGGTGGATGTCCACCGCATGGGGCAGGTGCTGACGGCCTTGGGGGTGGAGGTCCACTATGACCGGGGGATGCTGGAGATTGACGCGACCCATTTGCATCGTTCCCTGGCCCCTTACGAAATCGTCAGTCAACTGCGGGCTAGTTTTTTTGTGATTGGACCGTTGTTGGCGCGGTTGGGGGTGGCGCGGGTGCCCATGCCGGGGGGCTGTGCCATTGGAGCGCGACCGGTGGAGTTGCATGTGCGAGGGTTACAGGCCCTGGGGGCAACGGTGCAGATTGAACATGGTATGGTCCACGCCTACGCCCGCAAATTACGGGGTGCCCATATTTACCTGGACTACCCTAGCGTGGGGGCCACCGAGACCCTGATGATGGCGGCGACCTTGGCGGAGGGGGAAACGGTGATCGAAAATGCGGCCCAGGAGCCGGAGGTGGTGGATTTGGCCAATTTCTGCCGCAGTATGGGGGCAAAAATTCGGGGGGCCGGCACGAAAACGATTACGGTGGTGGGGGTGCCCCGCTTGCACAGCACAGACTACACGATCATCCCGGACCGGATCGAAGCGGGGACGTTCATGGTGGCGGCAGCCATTACCCGCTCGGAGTTGCTGCTGAGTCCGGTGATCCCTGAGCACCTGACGCCGGTGACGGCCAAGTTGACGGAAATTGGCTGCCGGGTCACGTTGGAGTCGCCCAACACGCTGCGGGTGCAACCGGGGGATGACCCTTACCGGGGCACGGATATTGAAACGTTGCCGTTTCCGGGGTTTCCCACGGATATGCAGGCCCAGTTCATGGCCCTGTTGACCCTGAGCGAAGGCACCAGCGTGGTCACGGAAACGGTGTTTGAAAATCGCCTGCGCCATGTGGCGGAGTTGCAGCGCATGGGGGCGAATATTCGGGTGAAGGGGAACCATGCCCTTATCCAGGGGGTGCCCTTTTTGACGGGTGCGCCGGTGACGGCCACGGATTTGCGGGCATCGGCGGCCTTGGTGCTGGCGGGTCTGGCGGCCCGGGGGGAGACCATCATCAGCGGCTTGCACCACCTGGACCGGGGCTACGAGCGGTTAGAGGAAAAGTTGCGGGCCATCGGGGCGGACATCGAGCGGCTGTCCAGCACTCTCACCTGA